The following proteins come from a genomic window of Natrinema saccharevitans:
- a CDS encoding alpha-ketoacid dehydrogenase subunit beta, producing the protein MAAESGSESLTLVQAVRDGLHTEMERDDDVVVMGEDVGKNGGVFRATEGLYDEFGEDRVVDTPLAESGIVGTAIGMAAYGMRPVPEIQFLGFIYPGFDQIVSHAARLRTRSRGRFTCPMVIRAPYGGGIRAPEHHSESTEAMFVHQPGLKVVVPSTPYDTKGLLISAIRSPDPVIFLEPKLIYRAFREDVPDEPYEVPLGEAAVRREGSDVSVYTWGAMTRPTLEAAENLAAEGIDAEVVDLRTVSPLDEETIVESFEKTGRAAVVHEAPKTGGLGAEITATLQEESLLYQEAPIERVTGFDTPFPLYALEDYYLPEAARIEDGIRRAAEF; encoded by the coding sequence ATGGCAGCAGAATCAGGATCGGAGAGTTTGACGCTGGTACAGGCGGTCCGGGACGGACTACACACGGAGATGGAACGCGACGACGACGTCGTCGTCATGGGCGAAGACGTCGGGAAAAACGGCGGCGTCTTCCGCGCGACCGAGGGGCTCTACGACGAGTTCGGCGAGGACCGGGTCGTCGACACCCCGCTGGCCGAGTCCGGCATCGTCGGCACGGCGATCGGGATGGCCGCCTACGGGATGCGACCGGTCCCCGAGATCCAGTTTCTCGGCTTTATCTACCCCGGATTCGACCAGATCGTCTCGCACGCGGCGCGCCTGCGAACGCGCTCGCGCGGGCGATTCACCTGCCCGATGGTGATCCGGGCCCCCTACGGCGGCGGCATTCGCGCCCCGGAACACCACTCCGAGTCGACCGAGGCGATGTTCGTCCACCAGCCCGGGCTCAAGGTCGTCGTTCCCTCGACTCCCTACGATACGAAGGGGCTGTTGATCAGCGCGATCCGGAGCCCGGATCCGGTGATCTTCCTCGAGCCGAAGCTGATCTATCGGGCGTTCCGTGAGGACGTCCCGGACGAGCCCTACGAGGTGCCACTCGGCGAGGCGGCCGTCCGCCGCGAGGGCTCGGACGTCTCGGTCTACACGTGGGGCGCGATGACCCGGCCGACCCTCGAGGCCGCCGAGAACCTCGCCGCGGAGGGGATCGACGCCGAGGTCGTCGACCTGCGAACGGTGTCGCCGTTGGACGAGGAGACGATCGTCGAGTCCTTCGAGAAGACCGGCCGCGCGGCGGTCGTCCACGAGGCCCCCAAGACGGGCGGGCTGGGCGCGGAGATCACCGCCACCCTACAGGAGGAGTCGCTGCTGTATCAGGAGGCGCCGATCGAACGGGTCACCGGGTTCGACACCCCGTTCCCGCTGTACGCGCTCGAGGACTACTATCTCCCCGAGGCGGCGCGCATCGAGGACGGCATTCGACGGGCCGCGGAGTTCTAA